Proteins from a single region of Desulfovibrio sp.:
- a CDS encoding ion channel — translation MLQKLNSFRSKLYVYRFELLMASLLCVFVFNIFFPDNIYGGMAQSIYLPFQLLAGLVLFEFKKRVIWLVVLFGVLLMICRSLNLFFASSLLAEVLLLYICFFGSVTLEVFRQIAHVQMVGTRMIFAAICGLMLIAYCGFYLFLAIEFSTPGSFNGLGAGENAINDLFYFSYITILTIGYGDITPHTWIAKNAVVLVAFIAYVYSIVVIATIVGRVQRTPHSSPAGPATGIPVAQPHPSAHPATHLAVPQHDGQTNPLAKSPAGPQIDPPVASHVASHVDPHVDPHVDPQAGQQTQ, via the coding sequence ATGCTGCAAAAACTGAATTCTTTTCGTTCAAAGCTCTACGTTTACCGTTTTGAGCTGCTGATGGCATCCCTTCTGTGCGTCTTTGTTTTCAATATCTTTTTTCCCGACAATATCTATGGCGGCATGGCCCAGTCCATCTACCTGCCCTTCCAGTTGCTGGCTGGCCTGGTGCTTTTTGAATTCAAGAAGCGCGTCATCTGGCTTGTGGTACTTTTTGGCGTGTTGCTGATGATCTGCCGATCGCTGAACCTCTTTTTTGCCAGCAGCCTGCTGGCCGAAGTACTGCTGCTCTACATCTGCTTTTTCGGCAGCGTTACCCTGGAGGTTTTCCGGCAGATAGCCCACGTGCAAATGGTCGGCACACGTATGATATTCGCGGCCATCTGCGGCCTCATGCTCATCGCCTATTGCGGATTCTATCTCTTTCTGGCCATCGAATTCTCCACCCCTGGCTCCTTCAATGGCCTCGGCGCAGGCGAAAACGCCATTAACGATCTTTTCTATTTCAGCTACATCACCATCTTGACCATTGGCTACGGCGACATCACGCCACACACCTGGATCGCCAAAAACGCCGTCGTGCTGGTGGCCTTTATCGCCTACGTCTACTCCATTGTGGTCATAGCCACCATTGTGGGCAGGGTACAGCGCACGCCGCACTCCTCACCCGCCGGACCGGCAACGGGCATACCTGTTGCACAGCCCCACCCTTCTGCACACCCGGCGACGCATTTGGCGGTTCCGCAGCATGATGGGCAGACCAACCCGCTGGCCAAATCTCCGGCCGGGCCGCAAATTGACCCGCCTGTTGCCTCGCATGTTGCCTCGCATGTCGACCCGCATGTCGACCCGCATGTCGACCCGCAGGCGGGCCAGCAGACGCAGTAG
- a CDS encoding ABC transporter permease: MARRLGASSTEGRGLVARGAARLSQFFPRLNLRRMAIIVRKELLVLLCNKVSRLLIIVPPLMQIVIFGWAATMEVRNVDVAVLNHDSGRWSKDIIHALEGSPTFRSVMRLQGEGQIRPVVDRQQALFVLVFDEEFSRHIEKGEPAQAQVILDGRRSNAAQIAAYYFERIVAQVATATPRGQAMQSAAAEVPRLDIRMRCWFNPNLEFQWFFLPNLIGMLSFMLGLVVTGLSVAREREVGTFDQLLVSPAIPTEIALAKLVPGCLVGMVHGTIFLVISVLGFGVPFTGSVVLLYLAMLVFAAASGGVGLMVSSLSATQQQAFLGAFTVGVPCILISGGVTPIMNMPVFLQHASQLNPLRHFTAIIQGVFLKDITVAAAAVSLGKITCISIVTVSVAVWMFRRKA; this comes from the coding sequence ATGGCGCGGCGCTTGGGAGCTTCTTCCACCGAGGGTAGGGGGTTGGTTGCAAGAGGGGCGGCCCGTCTGAGCCAGTTTTTCCCCCGCCTGAACCTGCGGCGCATGGCCATCATTGTGCGCAAGGAACTGTTGGTTCTTTTGTGTAACAAGGTTTCGCGCCTCCTTATCATTGTGCCCCCGCTCATGCAGATCGTCATCTTTGGCTGGGCGGCCACCATGGAGGTGCGTAATGTGGATGTGGCCGTGCTGAATCACGACAGCGGGCGCTGGAGCAAGGACATCATACACGCCCTTGAGGGATCGCCCACCTTTCGCAGCGTGATGCGTTTGCAGGGGGAGGGGCAGATACGCCCTGTGGTGGATCGGCAACAGGCGCTTTTTGTGCTGGTTTTTGACGAGGAATTTTCGCGGCATATCGAAAAGGGCGAACCGGCGCAGGCCCAGGTTATCCTGGACGGACGGCGCTCCAATGCCGCGCAGATCGCTGCCTATTATTTCGAGCGCATCGTGGCCCAGGTGGCGACTGCCACGCCACGCGGCCAGGCCATGCAAAGCGCTGCCGCAGAAGTGCCCCGGCTGGACATACGCATGCGCTGCTGGTTCAATCCCAATCTGGAATTTCAGTGGTTTTTTCTGCCCAACCTCATTGGCATGCTGAGCTTCATGCTGGGGCTGGTGGTTACGGGGCTTTCAGTGGCGCGCGAGCGCGAGGTGGGTACGTTTGACCAGTTGCTGGTGTCGCCCGCCATACCCACAGAAATTGCCCTGGCCAAACTTGTGCCGGGCTGTCTTGTGGGCATGGTGCACGGAACCATATTTCTGGTCATATCGGTGCTGGGGTTCGGCGTGCCCTTCACAGGCTCCGTGGTGCTGCTCTATCTGGCCATGCTGGTGTTTGCGGCGGCTTCGGGCGGGGTGGGGCTTATGGTGTCCTCCCTGTCAGCCACGCAGCAGCAGGCTTTTCTCGGCGCGTTTACCGTGGGGGTGCCCTGCATTCTCATTTCGGGCGGCGTGACGCCCATCATGAACATGCCGGTTTTTTTGCAGCATGCCAGTCAGTTGAATCCCTTGCGGCACTTTACGGCCATCATTCAGGGCGTTTTTCTTAAAGACATAACCGTGGCCGCCGCGGCTGTCAGCCTGGGCAAGATCACCTGCATCAGCATTGTGACCGTAAGCGTGGCCGTATGGATGTTCAGGCGCAAGGCCTAG
- a CDS encoding ABC transporter permease, with translation MKQNLWLRQLLALVRKEFQQIVRDPSSYLVAGVLPFVFLLLFGYGITLDAGILRLAVLNESGGRHSLDLAADFAHSPWFSTRGVSGMDEAARLMRNSEVQGILVFRQDFDAALDRGGVGELQVLVDGSEPNTAQYIQSYSQGLVTRWQTTALPGGVAAEPPINVQPRFWFNPAAKSVQFLVPGAITVIMTLIGTLLTSLVFAREWERGTMEAMFATPVSRMQLLLGKLIPYFCMGMFSMALCAAAAVLLFAVPFRGSLWILLLLSSVFMLSALGQGLLISVSLRGQLVAAEAGLFSGFLPALLLSGFVFDINSMPPVLQAITRLLPASYFNTCLRTIFLTGDVWAIFGPSLAFMGLLAAILLGLVYKNLVKRLDV, from the coding sequence ATGAAGCAAAACCTCTGGCTCCGACAACTGCTTGCCCTTGTCCGCAAGGAGTTTCAGCAGATCGTGCGCGACCCGTCCTCCTATCTGGTGGCCGGGGTTCTGCCTTTTGTCTTTCTGCTGCTGTTCGGGTACGGCATCACGCTGGATGCGGGAATACTGCGCCTTGCGGTGCTCAATGAAAGCGGCGGCAGGCACTCCCTGGATCTCGCGGCGGATTTTGCGCATTCCCCCTGGTTTTCCACGCGCGGGGTCAGCGGTATGGACGAGGCCGCCCGCCTTATGCGCAACTCTGAAGTGCAGGGGATTCTGGTGTTCAGGCAGGATTTCGATGCGGCGCTGGATCGCGGTGGGGTAGGGGAACTGCAGGTTCTGGTGGACGGTTCGGAACCCAACACGGCCCAGTATATCCAGAGCTACAGCCAGGGCCTTGTGACCAGGTGGCAGACCACAGCCCTGCCCGGCGGCGTGGCGGCCGAACCTCCCATCAACGTGCAGCCCCGCTTCTGGTTCAACCCGGCGGCCAAGAGCGTGCAGTTTCTGGTGCCGGGGGCCATTACGGTTATCATGACGCTCATCGGCACCCTGCTGACCTCCCTGGTTTTTGCCCGCGAATGGGAGAGGGGCACCATGGAGGCCATGTTCGCCACGCCTGTGAGCCGCATGCAGCTTTTGCTGGGCAAGCTCATTCCCTATTTCTGCATGGGCATGTTCAGCATGGCTCTGTGCGCCGCAGCGGCGGTGCTGCTCTTTGCCGTGCCGTTTCGCGGCTCGTTGTGGATACTGCTGCTGCTGTCATCGGTATTTATGCTCAGCGCGCTTGGGCAGGGGCTGCTTATTTCCGTCAGCTTGCGCGGGCAGCTTGTGGCCGCTGAGGCCGGACTGTTTTCCGGCTTTCTGCCCGCCCTGCTGCTGTCGGGCTTTGTTTTTGACATCAACAGCATGCCGCCTGTGCTTCAGGCCATTACCAGGCTGCTGCCCGCCAGCTACTTCAACACCTGCCTGCGCACCATTTTTCTTACGGGCGACGTTTGGGCGATTTTCGGCCCCAGTCTGGCCTTTATGGGGCTGCTGGCCGCCATATTGCTGGGGCTGGTGTATAAAAACCTCGTCAAAAGGCTGGATGTGTGA
- a CDS encoding ATP-binding cassette domain-containing protein → MSAATAVQSPSSEGETAVQLRDLGMTFGKGAHRVTALSGVSATVPAGRITGLVGPDAAGKTTLMRILAGLMLPTSGEVRVFGKAPDKLLSESANSIGYMPQRFGLYEDISVMGNLRLHASLRGLEGQARQELFDRLLEFTSLAAFTDRLAGRLSGGMKQKLGIACALLGSPRLLLLDEPGVGVDPQSRRELWRMVQDLSRDGMTVIWATAYLDEAERCPQVVVLDKGGVLYSGTPQEFTDRARDRVFLLKAPPGGHRRELAIWSMRPGIEDALVQGSRIRLVLAKDAPPELRREVQEKGGEPVPPHFEDAYMSAVGGINQKPSPYGRLYAINGSGASGVSGVPGPANSPGTGAGLSGTGANPSGTGAGLPDAGSGPASSSGAKAGASGSSGAPSVSAPGVRGDAPAESQPSPSIEANNLTKKFGDFTAARDISFSVRPGEIFGLLGPNGAGKSTTFRMLCGLSRPTSGQCAVAGMDLLTAGSNARARLGYMAQKFSLYPDIPVTENIKIFAELYGLSRQRRDELLPILADALELQDFLHSRTADLPLGQKQRLALLCATLHEPPVLFLDEPTSGVDARTRRDFWKHISAMTTAGAAVLVTTHFMEEAEYCDRIALIYRGAMIHMGTPDELKASCKTVEDPTLEEAFIASIEEYDRQHPQ, encoded by the coding sequence ATGAGCGCGGCCACAGCGGTTCAGAGCCCTTCCTCCGAGGGTGAAACTGCCGTGCAACTGCGTGATCTGGGCATGACTTTCGGCAAGGGCGCCCACCGCGTGACAGCGCTGAGCGGCGTTTCGGCCACAGTGCCCGCCGGACGCATAACCGGGCTTGTGGGGCCGGACGCGGCGGGCAAAACCACCCTTATGCGCATCCTCGCGGGGCTCATGCTCCCAACGAGCGGCGAGGTGCGCGTTTTTGGCAAAGCCCCGGACAAACTTTTGAGCGAGAGCGCCAACAGCATTGGATATATGCCGCAACGCTTCGGCCTGTACGAAGACATCAGCGTCATGGGCAATCTGCGTCTGCACGCCAGTTTGCGCGGGCTGGAAGGGCAGGCCCGTCAGGAGCTTTTTGACCGTCTTCTTGAGTTTACGTCCCTGGCCGCGTTTACGGACAGGCTGGCCGGGCGACTTTCAGGCGGCATGAAGCAAAAGCTTGGCATTGCCTGTGCGCTCCTGGGGTCGCCCCGCCTGCTGCTGCTGGACGAGCCGGGCGTGGGCGTGGACCCGCAGTCGCGCCGCGAACTGTGGCGGATGGTGCAGGATCTGAGCCGCGACGGCATGACCGTGATCTGGGCCACCGCCTATCTGGATGAAGCCGAACGCTGCCCGCAGGTGGTTGTTCTGGACAAGGGCGGGGTTCTTTATTCCGGTACCCCGCAGGAGTTCACGGACAGGGCGCGGGACAGGGTTTTTCTGCTCAAAGCGCCCCCCGGGGGCCATCGGCGTGAGCTGGCCATCTGGAGTATGCGCCCCGGCATTGAGGACGCGCTTGTTCAGGGCAGCCGTATCCGTCTTGTGCTGGCAAAGGATGCCCCGCCGGAGTTGCGGCGCGAAGTTCAGGAAAAAGGCGGCGAACCCGTGCCACCGCATTTTGAAGACGCCTATATGAGCGCTGTGGGCGGCATTAACCAGAAGCCTTCGCCGTATGGCAGGCTGTATGCGATAAACGGCTCCGGCGCGTCAGGAGTATCCGGCGTTCCCGGCCCGGCGAATTCGCCCGGTACAGGGGCAGGACTGTCAGGCACAGGGGCAAACCCGTCAGGCACAGGGGCAGGCCTGCCCGATGCCGGGTCTGGCCCGGCCAGTTCATCCGGCGCGAAGGCTGGCGCGTCAGGCTCGTCCGGCGCACCGTCTGTCTCCGCGCCCGGCGTAAGGGGTGACGCCCCGGCAGAGTCCCAGCCCTCACCAAGTATTGAAGCCAACAACCTCACCAAAAAATTCGGCGACTTTACCGCCGCGCGCGACATCAGTTTTTCCGTGCGGCCTGGCGAGATTTTTGGCCTTCTTGGCCCCAACGGGGCGGGCAAATCCACCACCTTCCGCATGCTTTGCGGCCTTTCACGGCCCACATCGGGCCAGTGCGCGGTCGCGGGCATGGATCTGCTCACGGCGGGCAGCAATGCCCGCGCCCGCCTGGGCTACATGGCGCAGAAATTTTCTTTGTACCCCGACATTCCGGTGACGGAAAACATAAAAATATTTGCGGAACTGTACGGTCTGAGCCGTCAGCGGCGCGACGAACTCTTGCCCATACTGGCTGACGCCCTTGAATTGCAGGATTTTTTGCACAGCCGCACCGCTGACCTGCCCCTGGGCCAGAAGCAGCGCCTGGCCCTGTTGTGCGCCACGCTGCACGAGCCGCCCGTGCTTTTTCTGGATGAGCCCACCTCCGGCGTGGACGCCCGCACCCGCCGCGACTTCTGGAAGCATATTTCGGCCATGACCACAGCCGGGGCGGCCGTTCTGGTCACCACGCATTTTATGGAAGAAGCCGAATACTGCGACCGCATAGCCCTCATCTACCGTGGGGCCATGATCCATATGGGCACGCCCGACGAACTCAAGGCCTCCTGTAAAACAGTGGAAGACCCCACGCTGGAGGAGGCCTTTATCGCCAGTATTGAAGAATATGACAGGCAGCATCCCCAGTAG
- a CDS encoding efflux RND transporter periplasmic adaptor subunit has protein sequence MQTSRKVVSVAAVAVLVLAALFLWRWLDGRHAGSLTLYGNVDIRQVDLAFRVGGRISAVLVDEGDSVAEGQALARLDADLLTQQRDETAARLEGEKAALARLERGYRVEEIAQARAAVNAATALSENAAINLRRVAAMRSSNAVSQKELDNARAQSRETAAKLRSAQDQLDMLLSGYREEDVLAQRAAVAGAQAALKRVEIQLHDSVLAAPQKGIVLTRAREAGAIVQEGQTVYTLTLTDPVWLRAYVDEPNLGRIKPGMAVRVMVDAAPGKSFPGTVGFISPTAEFTPKTVETREVRTALVYRLRVQVADPENLMRQGMPVTIVVDEAAGS, from the coding sequence ATGCAAACTTCTCGCAAGGTTGTAAGTGTGGCTGCCGTGGCGGTTCTGGTACTGGCAGCCCTTTTTTTATGGCGCTGGCTGGACGGCCGACACGCGGGCAGCCTTACGCTATACGGCAATGTCGATATCCGCCAGGTAGACCTGGCCTTTCGCGTTGGCGGGCGTATATCCGCCGTGCTGGTGGATGAGGGCGACAGCGTGGCCGAAGGGCAGGCCTTGGCCAGACTGGACGCTGATCTGCTGACCCAGCAGCGGGATGAGACCGCTGCCCGTCTTGAAGGCGAAAAGGCCGCTCTGGCCCGCCTTGAGCGCGGGTACCGGGTTGAGGAGATTGCCCAGGCCAGGGCTGCGGTAAACGCGGCCACGGCCCTGTCTGAAAATGCCGCCATCAATCTGCGCCGCGTTGCGGCCATGCGTTCTTCCAACGCCGTTTCCCAGAAAGAGCTGGACAATGCCCGCGCCCAGTCGCGCGAAACGGCGGCAAAGCTCCGTTCTGCCCAGGATCAGCTGGATATGCTGCTTTCCGGCTATCGGGAAGAAGACGTGCTGGCGCAGCGCGCCGCCGTGGCTGGCGCGCAAGCCGCCCTGAAGCGCGTGGAAATACAGTTGCACGACAGCGTGCTTGCCGCGCCGCAAAAGGGCATTGTGCTTACCCGCGCCCGCGAGGCCGGGGCCATCGTGCAGGAGGGGCAGACCGTATACACGCTGACTCTCACGGATCCGGTCTGGCTGCGTGCCTATGTGGACGAGCCGAACCTGGGGCGCATCAAGCCGGGCATGGCTGTGCGCGTCATGGTGGATGCGGCTCCGGGCAAGAGTTTTCCCGGCACGGTGGGTTTTATTTCTCCCACGGCGGAGTTCACGCCAAAAACCGTGGAAACCCGCGAGGTGCGCACCGCGCTGGTGTACCGCCTGCGGGTGCAGGTCGCTGACCCTGAAAACCTCATGCGCCAGGGCATGCCCGTCACCATTGTTGTTGACGAGGCCGCCGGATCATGA
- a CDS encoding catalase produces the protein MPNDQNKLTNNAGAPVADNNRVLTAGPRGPMLLQDVWFLEKLAHFDREVIPERRMHAKGSGAYGTFTVTHDITRFTKASLFSKVGKKTDLFVRFSTVAGERGAADAERDIRGFAIKFYTDEGNFDLVGNNTPVFFLRDPLKFPDLNHVVKRNPHTNMHSAQDNWDFWSLLPEALHQVTVVMSDRGIPASYRHMHGFSSHTMSFINAKNERYWIKFHFKTQQGIKNLTDAEAQELIGRDRDSHQRDLFEHIEKGDFPRWKLFVQVMPELDAEKLPYHPFDLTKVWYHKDVPMYEVGVMELNRNPDNYFAEVEQAAFNPANIVPGIGFSPDKMLQGRLFSYGDAQRYRLGVNHHLIPVNKARCPFHSYHRDGQMRVDGNYGGHTNYEPNSYGAWQEQPGAAEPPLKINGDADHWSYPCDDADYYEQPGKLFRLMTPEQQEALFGNTARQLGDAPKMIKLRHIRNCAKADPAYGAGVARACGIDPSEI, from the coding sequence ATGCCGAACGATCAAAACAAACTCACCAACAATGCCGGTGCACCGGTGGCCGACAACAACAGGGTTCTCACCGCCGGGCCGCGTGGGCCCATGCTTTTGCAAGACGTATGGTTTCTTGAAAAGCTGGCCCATTTCGACCGCGAAGTCATCCCGGAAAGGCGCATGCACGCCAAGGGATCGGGAGCCTACGGCACGTTCACAGTCACCCACGACATAACGCGTTTTACCAAGGCTTCGCTTTTTTCCAAGGTTGGCAAAAAAACTGATCTTTTTGTTCGTTTCTCCACCGTGGCTGGCGAGCGCGGCGCGGCCGACGCCGAGCGCGACATTCGCGGCTTTGCCATCAAGTTCTATACTGATGAAGGCAACTTTGACCTTGTAGGCAACAATACCCCTGTCTTTTTCCTGCGTGACCCCCTCAAATTTCCCGACCTCAACCATGTGGTGAAGCGCAACCCGCACACCAACATGCACAGCGCCCAGGACAACTGGGATTTCTGGTCCCTCCTGCCCGAAGCCCTGCATCAGGTCACCGTGGTCATGAGCGATCGCGGCATCCCGGCCTCATACCGGCACATGCACGGCTTCAGCAGCCACACCATGAGCTTTATCAACGCCAAGAACGAGCGCTACTGGATCAAGTTCCACTTCAAAACCCAGCAGGGCATCAAAAACCTCACTGACGCCGAAGCCCAGGAACTTATCGGGCGCGACCGCGACAGCCATCAGCGTGACCTGTTCGAACATATCGAAAAGGGCGATTTCCCGCGCTGGAAGCTCTTTGTACAGGTCATGCCCGAGCTTGACGCCGAAAAGCTGCCCTATCATCCCTTTGACCTCACCAAGGTCTGGTACCACAAGGACGTGCCCATGTATGAAGTGGGCGTGATGGAACTGAACCGCAATCCCGACAACTACTTCGCCGAAGTGGAGCAGGCTGCCTTCAACCCTGCCAACATCGTGCCCGGTATCGGCTTTTCGCCGGACAAGATGCTCCAGGGACGGCTCTTCTCCTACGGGGATGCGCAGCGCTACCGTCTGGGCGTGAACCATCATCTTATTCCGGTCAACAAGGCCCGCTGCCCCTTCCACAGCTACCACCGTGACGGCCAGATGCGGGTGGACGGCAACTATGGCGGCCACACCAATTATGAACCCAACAGTTACGGCGCGTGGCAGGAGCAGCCGGGCGCGGCCGAGCCGCCGCTCAAAATCAACGGCGATGCCGATCATTGGTCGTATCCCTGCGATGACGCTGATTATTACGAACAGCCCGGCAAGCTCTTCCGCCTTATGACGCCCGAACAGCAGGAAGCCCTTTTCGGCAATACTGCACGCCAGCTGGGCGATGCTCCCAAAATGATCAAACTGCGGCACATCCGTAACTGCGCCAAGGCCGACCCGGCATATGGAGCGGGTGTTGCCCGCGCCTGCGGCATCGATCCTTCTGAAATATGA
- a CDS encoding SPOR domain-containing protein, translating to MPPVSRNSPSDQQDPPKSLCLRPSSLLAACFLVVAAVALAYVGGVMSGRAYWRGHPAQVSVAGGALKKGVVVEPAEEDVPKQKILAAEELRFARVLRGESLPPGMTDGPQARTPAAAAMQPVGAPTAQAAGQRSQVPAPANAPTAGANAGQAAQPVPENHPVVLNSLQPVGNMFDYVFQVGAFKDEESVDSLRQRLEGRGLRTRLQRSGKLLVILVLLRGNEARAAEVVHACEGLNLGKPILRSKTPVKQ from the coding sequence ATGCCTCCAGTGTCACGTAACTCTCCGTCAGACCAGCAAGACCCCCCCAAAAGCCTGTGTCTGCGGCCTTCTTCACTGCTGGCGGCCTGTTTTCTTGTTGTGGCAGCCGTAGCGCTTGCCTATGTGGGCGGCGTCATGAGCGGCAGAGCCTACTGGCGGGGGCATCCGGCGCAGGTCAGTGTAGCCGGTGGCGCGCTGAAAAAGGGTGTTGTTGTGGAACCGGCGGAAGAGGACGTTCCCAAGCAAAAAATTCTTGCCGCCGAAGAACTGCGCTTCGCCCGCGTGCTGCGTGGCGAAAGCCTGCCTCCCGGCATGACTGACGGGCCTCAGGCGCGCACACCCGCCGCTGCGGCCATGCAGCCTGTCGGGGCACCGACGGCTCAGGCGGCCGGGCAGCGTTCGCAGGTGCCCGCGCCCGCAAACGCGCCCACAGCAGGCGCAAACGCGGGGCAAGCTGCACAGCCTGTCCCGGAAAACCACCCCGTGGTGCTGAACAGCCTGCAGCCCGTGGGCAATATGTTTGATTACGTGTTTCAGGTTGGAGCCTTCAAGGATGAAGAGAGCGTCGACAGCCTGCGCCAGCGCCTTGAGGGGCGCGGCTTGAGAACGCGCTTGCAGCGGTCGGGCAAACTGCTTGTTATACTGGTACTTTTGAGAGGGAATGAAGCCAGAGCGGCGGAAGTGGTGCATGCCTGCGAAGGTTTGAACCTTGGCAAGCCCATTTTGCGCAGCAAGACTCCGGTGAAGCAATAA
- a CDS encoding peptidoglycan glycosyltransferase encodes MTISNSSRCNLPLILACLMLFLWSAASMAATPQNLTIVNQTGEDLLNIHLQKGKVTQFMRLDMTPGNSEEIENPGGTAELRLDTGLALWTFSRVPLGQAKSLTFGPQPDVLTVATGKGESLQFRARMRSLLPDENSGPVCALDQFRPGMRMKDVCALLDQSPPHDDNDAVLTSLGFAGMVWAARLLPGQVENGKPGIARTSGPDRLEHMELRRKLDAATLNKLLTTLYAQGYAPWQAELPGLDMNFVEMPKTDTAKHREILQQVLDYFMSAGQGEATIMLAPASMLPQLADADKPQSDVQLFTLTLRHSSKNLVVDVAAYQASEGGR; translated from the coding sequence ATGACCATCAGCAATAGCTCACGGTGCAATCTGCCTCTAATTCTCGCCTGCCTCATGCTCTTTTTGTGGAGCGCCGCCTCTATGGCGGCAACGCCGCAAAATCTGACCATCGTCAACCAGACAGGCGAAGATCTGCTCAATATCCACCTGCAAAAGGGCAAGGTCACGCAATTCATGCGGCTGGACATGACGCCCGGCAACAGCGAAGAAATTGAAAATCCCGGCGGCACGGCCGAGTTGCGCCTTGACACGGGGCTGGCCCTGTGGACGTTCAGCCGCGTCCCCCTTGGGCAGGCAAAAAGTCTGACCTTCGGCCCGCAGCCCGACGTCCTGACCGTGGCCACGGGCAAGGGCGAGAGCCTCCAGTTTCGCGCCCGCATGCGCAGCCTGTTGCCGGATGAAAACAGCGGGCCGGTCTGTGCTCTGGATCAGTTTCGCCCTGGCATGCGCATGAAGGACGTGTGCGCCCTGTTGGACCAAAGCCCCCCGCATGACGACAATGACGCCGTGCTCACCAGCCTGGGTTTCGCGGGCATGGTGTGGGCGGCACGTCTGCTGCCGGGCCAGGTGGAAAACGGCAAACCCGGCATTGCCCGCACAAGCGGGCCTGACCGCCTTGAGCATATGGAACTGCGCCGCAAGCTGGACGCCGCAACGCTGAACAAACTGCTGACAACCCTGTACGCGCAGGGTTACGCCCCGTGGCAGGCCGAACTGCCGGGCCTGGATATGAACTTTGTTGAAATGCCCAAGACAGATACAGCCAAGCACAGGGAAATACTGCAGCAAGTGCTGGACTACTTCATGTCTGCCGGTCAGGGCGAAGCCACAATCATGCTGGCCCCCGCGTCCATGCTGCCCCAACTGGCTGACGCCGACAAGCCACAGAGCGATGTGCAGCTGTTTACGCTGACCCTGCGTCACAGCTCAAAAAACCTTGTGGTGGATGTGGCTGCGTATCAGGCCAGCGAAGGCGGCCGCTGA
- the hypB gene encoding hydrogenase nickel incorporation protein HypB produces the protein MQIPVVRNVLEANEKMAAHVRKRLSDSGILTLNLISSPGAGKTTLLERTLTDLAGEFRMAVVEGDLQTDNDARRVAATGAQAVQINTDGGCHLDSNMILTALDSLDLTGVDILFIENVGNLVCPVEFDCGEDAKVALLSVAEGDDKPEKYPLLFNLARALVLNKVDLLPYVDFDMTRARNFATKLNKDLDIFEVSCRQGQGLQAWYDWLRDKRAAKKEGRPV, from the coding sequence ATGCAAATTCCCGTGGTTCGCAATGTGCTGGAAGCCAATGAAAAAATGGCGGCCCATGTGCGCAAGCGTTTGTCTGACAGTGGGATTCTGACGCTGAATCTCATCAGTTCGCCAGGCGCAGGCAAGACGACGCTGCTCGAGCGCACGCTGACCGATCTGGCGGGTGAGTTTCGCATGGCCGTGGTTGAAGGCGACCTGCAAACGGATAACGACGCCCGCCGTGTGGCCGCCACTGGCGCTCAGGCCGTGCAAATCAATACGGACGGCGGCTGCCACCTCGACAGCAACATGATTCTGACCGCTCTGGACAGCCTTGATCTCACAGGCGTGGACATCCTTTTTATAGAAAACGTGGGCAACCTCGTGTGCCCGGTGGAGTTCGACTGCGGCGAAGACGCCAAGGTCGCCCTGCTGAGCGTGGCCGAAGGTGACGACAAGCCCGAAAAATATCCCCTTCTTTTCAATCTGGCGCGCGCCCTAGTGCTCAACAAGGTCGATCTTTTGCCCTATGTGGACTTTGATATGACGCGGGCCCGCAACTTTGCCACCAAGCTGAACAAAGACCTGGATATCTTTGAGGTCTCCTGCCGTCAGGGACAGGGACTTCAGGCATGGTACGACTGGCTGCGCGACAAGCGTGCGGCCAAAAAGGAAGGACGGCCTGTTTAG
- a CDS encoding hydrogenase maturation nickel metallochaperone HypA → MAIAQSLLKMSEEEISRQGCTRIEAVNVKYGALAGIVPESLQFCFETMIQGTPHEGARLELEELPLQLHCPFCGADFGGEGQEALIQPCPGCGEQFGHVVKQGRELYLNRLEAS, encoded by the coding sequence ATGGCAATTGCACAAAGTCTGCTGAAGATGTCGGAAGAAGAAATCTCCCGGCAGGGCTGCACACGTATCGAGGCCGTGAACGTCAAGTACGGGGCCCTCGCCGGTATTGTGCCCGAATCGCTTCAGTTCTGTTTTGAGACCATGATTCAGGGCACGCCCCACGAAGGCGCGCGCCTTGAACTTGAAGAACTTCCCCTGCAACTGCACTGCCCCTTCTGTGGCGCGGATTTTGGCGGCGAGGGTCAGGAAGCCCTTATCCAGCCCTGTCCGGGATGCGGCGAGCAGTTCGGTCATGTGGTCAAGCAGGGCAGGGAACTGTACCTGAACCGCCTTGAGGCCAGCTAG